A portion of the Hylaeus volcanicus isolate JK05 unplaced genomic scaffold, UHH_iyHylVolc1.0_haploid 12237, whole genome shotgun sequence genome contains these proteins:
- the LOC128884200 gene encoding uncharacterized protein LOC128884200 isoform X1 has protein sequence MKYVEAKINIHQGYAINASILSALYLKKIDGEKDNWGVKFEKTKDHPSCLAAGTLLMELDPIAVVIYGNKDYFKQNISINPACSFCCSTSESVGHSLSVCGGCRAVYFCSRKCQHKAWISWHKFECSFISNKKKKNSLHENKKLSYTIRLLYILLMFIEKSSDELINNDFTDFLKNLFQKHSSIEDQLKYYEKYQKTCSTELLKSFYPRSSLKDFNRIKGSCAKTKGFLAEFLYLLRHCSETIQTNFFSLDTAELLFYKTKYNAVTITDAGLSSVGLGLYPFMNFINHSCHPNCTLIFKGTKLYVVALCEINAEDELTIGYTSPVQSFAKRQKILFDQYMFTCNCEFCNPASQLTKAYNLGCEEEMCRFCLLSIPLQGSLVIGSYDWFSQLARPSSEDFCEITKCFLNKPFYVGYRETTDTYECRRCGRTTLQFFKNLQNWGIKQMDEKQIASWFDELLCYITKKNIEESIILLYGYPEENGWKTCIATARLQRFRECIGKMTDFLYLLTKESSMGPPLKTLYISLMTLDIIVNKLAAGNKDLVTNLLQLRLSNYLRENQQKEKATILYYDALQNVGIFGNYLSAIHAQLT, from the exons ATGAAGTATGTAGAagcgaaaattaatattcatcaaGGATATGCTATCAACGCTAGTATATTATCCgcactttatttaaaaaaaattgacgggGAAAAGGATAATTGGGgtgtgaaatttgagaaaacaaAGGATCATCCATCTTGTCTTGCTGCGGGAACTCTGTTGATGGAATTGGATCCTATTGCAGTTGTTATATACGGGAATAAAGATTATTTCAAGCAAAATATATCAATCAATCCTGCGTGTTCTTTTTGCTGTAGTACCTCCGAATCCGTTGGTCATTCTCTTAGCGTATGCGGGGGTTGTAGG GCTGTTTATTTTTGCTCTAGGAAATGTCAGCATAAGGCATGGATCTCATGGCATAAATTTGAATGCTCATTtataagtaacaaaaaaaaaaaaaattctttacatGAGAATAAAAAGTTATCGTATACCATCCGTCTTTTGTATATTCTGTTGATGTTTATCGAAAAATCAAGCGATGAATTGATAAACAACGATTTTACTGATTTCTTAAAGaacctttttcaaaaacattcaAGCATTGAAGATCAACTTAAGTACTATGAAAAATATCAGAAGACATGTTCaactgaattattaaaaagctTTTACCCGAGGTCGTCATTGAAAGATTTTAACAGAATAAAAGGATCATGTGCGAAAACAAAAG GCTTTTTAGCTGAATTTCTCTATTTATTACGCCATTGCAGTGAAACTATTcaaaccaattttttttcattagatACGGCGGAACTACTCTTTTATAAA ACAAAGTATAATGCAGTAACCATAACAGATGCCGGTTTGAGTTCAGTGGGTCTTGGATTGTACccttttatgaattttattaaccaCTC GTGCCACCCAAATTGCACtcttatttttaaaggaacaaaattgtatgttgTAGCGCTTTGTGAAATCAACGCGGAAGATGAG TTAACTATCGGATATACATCTCCAGTTCAATCGTTTGCAA AAcgtcaaaaaatattatttgatcaATACATGTTTACTTGTAACTGCGAATTTTGTAACCCAGCTTCACAACTTACG AAAGCTTATAATTTAGGATGCGAAGAAGAAATGTGTCGTTTTTGTCTGCTATCGATTCCTCTGCAAGGCTCACTCGTGATTGGGTCTTATGACTGGTTTTCTCAATTAGCCAGACCTAGCTCAG aggACTTTTGCGAAATAACTAAGTGTTTTTTAAACAAGCCATTCTATGTTGGGTATCGCGAAACCACAGATACGTATGAGTGCCGTCGTTGTGGAAGGACGacgttgcaattttttaaaaacttgcaGAATTGGGGTATAAAGCAAATGGACGAAAAACAAATTGCTTCTTGGTTTGACGAATTGCTATGCtacataacaaaaaaaaacattgaggAATCTATCATTTTACTGTATGGGTATCCGGAAGAAAATGGATGGAAGACATGTATAGCTACTGCTCGTTTGCAAAG GTTTCGTGAATGTATTGGAAAAATGACggattttttatatttattaacaaaagaGTCATCAATGGGACCTCCATTAAAGACactgtatatttcattaatgacTCTTGATATTATAGTTAACAAAT TAGCGGCAGGTAATAAGGATTTAGTAACTAATTTATTACAGTTACGTCTCTCCAATTATTTGAG AGAAAACCAACAAAAGGAAAAAGCTACTATTCTTTATTATGATGCTCTTCAg aacgTAGGAATTTTCGGAAATTACTTGTCAGCGATTCAC GCTCAACTAACATAG
- the LOC128884200 gene encoding uncharacterized protein LOC128884200 isoform X2 → MFIEKSSDELINNDFTDFLKNLFQKHSSIEDQLKYYEKYQKTCSTELLKSFYPRSSLKDFNRIKGSCAKTKGFLAEFLYLLRHCSETIQTNFFSLDTAELLFYKTKYNAVTITDAGLSSVGLGLYPFMNFINHSCHPNCTLIFKGTKLYVVALCEINAEDELTIGYTSPVQSFAKRQKILFDQYMFTCNCEFCNPASQLTKAYNLGCEEEMCRFCLLSIPLQGSLVIGSYDWFSQLARPSSEDFCEITKCFLNKPFYVGYRETTDTYECRRCGRTTLQFFKNLQNWGIKQMDEKQIASWFDELLCYITKKNIEESIILLYGYPEENGWKTCIATARLQRFRECIGKMTDFLYLLTKESSMGPPLKTLYISLMTLDIIVNKLAAGNKDLVTNLLQLRLSNYLRENQQKEKATILYYDALQNVGIFGNYLSAIHAQLT, encoded by the exons ATGTTTATCGAAAAATCAAGCGATGAATTGATAAACAACGATTTTACTGATTTCTTAAAGaacctttttcaaaaacattcaAGCATTGAAGATCAACTTAAGTACTATGAAAAATATCAGAAGACATGTTCaactgaattattaaaaagctTTTACCCGAGGTCGTCATTGAAAGATTTTAACAGAATAAAAGGATCATGTGCGAAAACAAAAG GCTTTTTAGCTGAATTTCTCTATTTATTACGCCATTGCAGTGAAACTATTcaaaccaattttttttcattagatACGGCGGAACTACTCTTTTATAAA ACAAAGTATAATGCAGTAACCATAACAGATGCCGGTTTGAGTTCAGTGGGTCTTGGATTGTACccttttatgaattttattaaccaCTC GTGCCACCCAAATTGCACtcttatttttaaaggaacaaaattgtatgttgTAGCGCTTTGTGAAATCAACGCGGAAGATGAG TTAACTATCGGATATACATCTCCAGTTCAATCGTTTGCAA AAcgtcaaaaaatattatttgatcaATACATGTTTACTTGTAACTGCGAATTTTGTAACCCAGCTTCACAACTTACG AAAGCTTATAATTTAGGATGCGAAGAAGAAATGTGTCGTTTTTGTCTGCTATCGATTCCTCTGCAAGGCTCACTCGTGATTGGGTCTTATGACTGGTTTTCTCAATTAGCCAGACCTAGCTCAG aggACTTTTGCGAAATAACTAAGTGTTTTTTAAACAAGCCATTCTATGTTGGGTATCGCGAAACCACAGATACGTATGAGTGCCGTCGTTGTGGAAGGACGacgttgcaattttttaaaaacttgcaGAATTGGGGTATAAAGCAAATGGACGAAAAACAAATTGCTTCTTGGTTTGACGAATTGCTATGCtacataacaaaaaaaaacattgaggAATCTATCATTTTACTGTATGGGTATCCGGAAGAAAATGGATGGAAGACATGTATAGCTACTGCTCGTTTGCAAAG GTTTCGTGAATGTATTGGAAAAATGACggattttttatatttattaacaaaagaGTCATCAATGGGACCTCCATTAAAGACactgtatatttcattaatgacTCTTGATATTATAGTTAACAAAT TAGCGGCAGGTAATAAGGATTTAGTAACTAATTTATTACAGTTACGTCTCTCCAATTATTTGAG AGAAAACCAACAAAAGGAAAAAGCTACTATTCTTTATTATGATGCTCTTCAg aacgTAGGAATTTTCGGAAATTACTTGTCAGCGATTCAC GCTCAACTAACATAG
- the LOC128884202 gene encoding cilia- and flagella-associated protein 251-like: MQFLFFYFFSFFFFNVQCYSIKKQNHLQTITKTVPQRFLTIPSNTDYKINEEEQLKQGLSDAQKGEEASLNNDPDVAEHEFELGAGRLEAASNDASVQSQNQDKAKTRQQNEHELAQRLEDLAESNRKLAAEKQISKPSKLKGKEEKASGAEIDTEEDEESNEQKDVEEDERKSEEENVQKDAQDEQKDIEDEQKESESGEKEEEENSSEASSDQRKEDEDTQTPDGTASSKNRKDNNDDEVKKPKTRKDKAEEGKERKIKQLKEKQANEASSANKTTKTNNDSPKEKWSLDANDE, encoded by the exons atgcaatttttatttttttattttttttctttctttttttttaatgttcaaTGCTACagcataaaaaaacaaaaccatCTTCAAACGATTACTAAAACCGTTCCACAAAGATTTTTAACGATACCATCTAACacagattataaaataaatgaagaagaGCAACTCAAACAag GATTGTCTGATGCGCAAAAAGGTGAAGAAGCAAGCTTGAATAATGATCCTGACGTTGCTGAACATGAATTCGAGCTTGGTGCAGGACGTTTAGAAG ctGCAAGTAACGACGCTAGTGTTCAATCACAAAACCAGGACAAAGCAAAAACACGCCAACAA AACGAACATGAGTTAGCTCAAAGACTAGAAGATCTTGCAGaaagtaatagaaaattagCTGCAG agaaacaaatttcaaaaccttcaaaattgaaaggtaaagaagaaaaagcatCTGGTGCAGAAATCGATACCGAGGAGGATGAAGAATCGAATGAGCAAAAGGATGTAGAAGAGGATGAAAGAAAATCTGAAGAAGAAAACGTACAAAAAGATGCGCAAGATGAACAAAAAGATATAGAGGATGAACAAAAAGAATCAGAAAGCggagaaaaagaggaagaagaaaattcatcAGAAGCGTCATCCGATCAGCGAAAAGAAGACGAGGACACCCAAACTCCTGATGGAACAGCTTCTTCAAAAAACCGAAAAGATAACAACGACGACGAAGTCAAAAAAccaaaaacaagaaaagataaagcggaagaagggaaagaaaggaaaatcaagcagttgaaagaaaaacaggCTAATGAGGCATCAAGTGCTAATAAAACAACTAAAACAAATAATGATTCTCCTAAAGAAAAATGGTCTCTTGATGCAAATGATGAGTAA
- the LOC128883827 gene encoding uncharacterized protein LOC128883827: MEDTETLNRNYTLQMEDDCNTHSISEPISKLRNSNLMELQISIRALVNERKEIQSRLNGNKGRQRLTAFSGNNGRGVKRDYANKILDRKNDEERLNPRVATKPSDVAKPAQENVTKPEIPVDAFPVEKRPKVTLDDSSIKRNRNLFGSLLGHLKKAKICLDSEKTTRAAELQQQAEQQVIQKLALERKNLAELRRRDYQDRQRNDLARMRDLQKELHCKEMEILSLNLQNHFILMKNFIRTETLPMLFWIPGIHNKETERLSAVTSKQIQDKVESLAFKFMDSSGTSDIQNDLLSGWNGQPIDNKCDSENQKNETTTTHKSSCANAVATVHPDLINDSDEEEEDEKDQQQNGNIVKKEKDMIFVDSNDIKEEPNCSFPSPSLLAKETRLDPVCDGSSTEKHAIDKSIEKESVDISEKS; encoded by the exons ATGGAAGATACTGAAACATTAAATCGGAATTACACATTACAAATGGAGGATGACTGTAATACGCACAGCATATCCGAACCAATAAGCAAACTGAGAAATAGTAATCTTATGGAACTTCAAATTTCTATAAGAGCTTTGgtgaatgaaagaaaagaaatacaatctCGTTTAAATGGTAACAAAGGAAGACAACGTCTGACTGCGTTCTCAG GGAACAATGGTAGAGGTGTTAAACGTGACTACGCTAAC aAGATACTGGATAGGAAAAATGACGAGGAGAGATTAAATCCAAGAGTTGCAACTAAACCGTCAGATGTTGCGAAACCC gcCCAAGAAAATGTTACGAAACCCGAAATTCCGGTTGACGCATTTCCAGTTGAAAAACGT CCTAAAGTGACTTTAGATGATTCCTCTATAAAGCGAAATAGGAATCTTTTCGGTTCTCTTCTAGGACATTTGAAAAAagcgaaaatttgtttggattcCGAAAAAACAACACGCGCT GCTGAGCTTCAACAACAAGCAGAACAGCAAGTAATACAGAAATTGGCCTTAGAACGTAAAAATCTAGCTGAGCTCAGGCGTCGTGATTATCAG GACCGTCAAAGAAATGACTTGGCTCGTATGAGAGATTTGCAAAAAGAATTACATTGtaaagaaatggaaatattg agcttaaatttgcaaaatcattttattctcaTGAAGAATTTCATACGAACAGA AACTCTACCCATGCTGTTTTGGATTCCGGGTATACATAATAAAGAAACAGAACGTTTGTCCGCTGTAACAAGTAAACAAATACAG gataaaGTGGAATCCCttgcttttaaatttatggATTCTTCTGGGACCTCTGATatacaaaatgatttattatcgGGATGGAATGGTCAACCGATTGACAATAAATGTGATTCTGAAAACCAAAAAAATGAGACTACGACAACACACAAATCATCTTGTGCAAACGCTGTGGCAACGGTGCATCCCGATCTTATTAATGATTCAGATGAAGAGGAAGAGGATGAAAAAGATCAACAGCAAAACGGCAACATAgtaaagaaggaaaaggaTATGATTTTTGTCGATTCCAATGATATCAAAGAAGAACCTAACTGTTCATTTCCGTCCCCTTCATTATTAGCCAAA GAAACTCGTCTTGATCCCGTTTGTGACGGATCTTCAACCGAAAAACATGCTATCGATAAATCAATAGAAAAGGAGTCTGTAGATATTTCAGAGAAAAGTTGA
- the LOC128884397 gene encoding uncharacterized protein LOC128884397 isoform X2, whose protein sequence is MDSRLYNEFAKGCRNLDENCSTPRLDDLVNTKSVTAFKGSTTRALQNPKQNVTDLLNASEYERNLVQKDEKEKTTAYMVDENILINGTNDILDNPLLTKFTSQQSDTVYSFLLDSPKTSSILRLPSHYGSDKESQRQPANVSSDQLEHINKKTIYILHESVCYPVSWYDDTCHKDIKEMIFCTCDSIVDSAFVLREVIVSNGITKSKSQDTLAEFNELLFKNPQFYLSTLTYTLGRIYEFEDFHLLSSESVYKLEPSNKTLDSNKLRGNRLRRLRVRVDPFLHIESIRAINIMRKGANLLKHTKGGFPYLRQFQLSSDCERLLCYDSKDNQTVSVIFIRNIQGIRLGENSTLLSECQLPALRHLSFTIYYDTSGLLPSTIFLNSFPVVTQALYQSLYITCKDETEFENWVCGLKALVFHHHQLPISKEELMNHSRKFLKEIYTPQDSCTTAVPSLDNVESLTGLNDCLELPFHSSSDLQTKYYRLSDNWLNLFEEIEQFDKRFPNEYPKDFESIDLELNDFNLLCLGDFQKQKIFNKNSEAYTSLLRIPTLANLKPFLSMFSPKQTYAADDRLEYMKMRELTFSSKKMLNDSAQRLGLEGLDVCKEGQKNVNYYEEKNLHSINELLWKVQVDLENIHDMLQRLYQRRDLKYKVNFLPKNLNVTEEIISFRKKFSSAITSIMPFFSY, encoded by the exons ATGGATTCTCGTCTATACAATGAATTTGCAAAGGGTTGTCGTAATCTTGACGAAAACTGTTCGACTCCTCGTTTGGATGATTTAGTTAACACGAAAAGTGTGACCGCTTTTAAAGGAAGCACTACCCGTGCATTACAAAATCCCAAACAAAACGTAACCGATTTGTTAAATGCGTCTGAGTACGAAAGAAACCTAGTtcaaaaagatgaaaaagaaaaaactacaGCTTATATggtcgatgaaaatattttgattaacgGAACAAATGATATTTTAGACAATCCATTACTAACAAAATTCACTTCTCAG caATCCGATACTgtgtattcttttttactgGATTCTCCTAAAACGTCAAGTATCCTTCGCCTGCCGTCTCATTATGGTAGTGATAAGGAGTCACAACGTCAGCCTGCTAACGTTTCGAGTGATCAACTTgaacatattaataaaaagactatttatattctccatgag AGCGTTTGCTACCCTGTTAGCTGGTATGATGATACATGCCATAAGGATATTAAGGAAATGATTTTTTGTACATGTGATTCGATTGTTGATTCCG CTTTTGTTTTGCGAGAAGTTATAGTATCAAATGGCATAACAAAGAGCAAAAGTCAAGATACATTGGCTGAATTTAatgaacttttatttaaaaatcctcaattttatttgagcACCCTGACTTATACATTAGGGCGAATTTACGAATTTGAAGATTTCCATCTTTTATCTTCCGAAAGTGTCTACAAGCTGGAGCcatcaaataaaacattagattcaaacaaattaagag GAAATCGGTTAAGACGGCTAAGAGTACGAGTCGACCCTTTTCTTCATATTGAAAGTATTCGAGCCATTAATATTATGAGAAAAG GAGCTAATTTATTAAAGCATACAAAAGGAGGTTTTCCATATTTACGACAATTTCAATTAAGTTCGGATTGTGAGAGATTACTATGCTATGATTCTAAAGATAATCAAACAGTTTCGG ttatttttattagaaacattcAAGGAATTAGGCTTGGAGAGAATTCCACGTTATTAAGCGAATGTCAGCTTCCAGCCTTACGTCATTTATCCTTCACG ATATATTATGATACAAGCGGTTTATTACcatcaacaatttttcttaactCGTTTCCTGTTGTAACACAAGCACTTTACCAATCCTTATACATAACATGTAAAGATGAGACTGAGTTTGAAAATTGGGTTTGCGGTTTAAAAGCTTTAGTATTTCATCACCACCAATTACCAATatcgaaagaagaattaatgaatcattcaagaaaatttctaaaagaaatttatacacCACAAGATAGTTGTACTACAGCCGTTCCGTCGCTTGATAATGTAGAAAGTTTAACTGGACTTAACGATTGTCTCGAGCTTCCCTTTCATTCCTCCTCGGATTTACAAAC AAAGTACTACCGTTTGAGCGACAACTGgctaaatttattcgaagaaattgaaCAGTTTGATAAAAGATTTCCAAATGAGTATCCTAAAGATTTCGAATCCATCgatttagaattaaatgaTTTCAATTTGTTATGTTTGGGCGATTTTCAaaagcaaaaaatatttaacaagaaTAGTGAAGCATACACATCTTTATTGCGTATCCCTACTTTGgcaaat TTAAAACCCTTCCTATCAATGTTTTCGCCAAAACAAACTTATGCAGCA gATGATCGTCttgaatatatgaaaatgCGAGAGTTGactttttcttctaaaaaaatgCTGAATGATTCCGCTCAACGTTTAGGTCTTGAAG GTCTTGATGTTTGTAAAGAAGGTCAAAAAAACGTAAACTATTATGAAGAAA AAAATTTACACTCTATAAATGAGCTCTTGTGGAAAGTGCAGGTggatttggaaaatattcatgaTATGCTTCAAag ATTATACCAAAGACGTGATTTAAAATATAAGGTCAACTTCCTTCCTAAAA ACTTAAACGTAACTGAGGAAATTATAAGTTTTCGTAAAAAG TTTTCCTCTGCAATAACGTCAATCATGCccttcttttcttattaa
- the LOC128884397 gene encoding uncharacterized protein LOC128884397 isoform X1, with amino-acid sequence MSRCYKERSPRELKISKSEEQVNVKNYTTNRLTRPCIVEKIECLQETPTHIKKTSKCPAPRLKKLASSNSSHSFYSLETVKSLDSSSDNMGLSPCMGQRPDSLTSKLEDATCSKCCISDTTTEDSVVDCVVSNSLHTSNCISMAQKSSQIFPTSNQEIKSNTFFDISAYIKKKKSLYGCRNLDENCSTPRLDDLVNTKSVTAFKGSTTRALQNPKQNVTDLLNASEYERNLVQKDEKEKTTAYMVDENILINGTNDILDNPLLTKFTSQQSDTVYSFLLDSPKTSSILRLPSHYGSDKESQRQPANVSSDQLEHINKKTIYILHESVCYPVSWYDDTCHKDIKEMIFCTCDSIVDSAFVLREVIVSNGITKSKSQDTLAEFNELLFKNPQFYLSTLTYTLGRIYEFEDFHLLSSESVYKLEPSNKTLDSNKLRGNRLRRLRVRVDPFLHIESIRAINIMRKGANLLKHTKGGFPYLRQFQLSSDCERLLCYDSKDNQTVSVIFIRNIQGIRLGENSTLLSECQLPALRHLSFTIYYDTSGLLPSTIFLNSFPVVTQALYQSLYITCKDETEFENWVCGLKALVFHHHQLPISKEELMNHSRKFLKEIYTPQDSCTTAVPSLDNVESLTGLNDCLELPFHSSSDLQTKYYRLSDNWLNLFEEIEQFDKRFPNEYPKDFESIDLELNDFNLLCLGDFQKQKIFNKNSEAYTSLLRIPTLANLKPFLSMFSPKQTYAADDRLEYMKMRELTFSSKKMLNDSAQRLGLEGLDVCKEGQKNVNYYEEKNLHSINELLWKVQVDLENIHDMLQRLYQRRDLKYKVNFLPKNLNVTEEIISFRKKFSSAITSIMPFFSY; translated from the exons atgtcgCGTTGTTACAAAGAACGGTCACCAAGAGAATTGAAAATCTCAAAAAGTGAAGAACAAGTCAACGTGAAGAATTATAcaacaaatcgattaactcgaCCATGCATAGTTGAGAAGATAGAGTGTCTTCAAGAAACGCCTacacatattaaaaaaacttcaaaatgtCCTGCTCCTCGTTTGAAAAAACTAGCTTCGAGCAATAGCTCACACTCGTTTTATTCCTTGGAGACTGTCAAATCATTAGATAGTTCCTCTGATAACATGGGGTTATCTCCATGTATGGGACAACGACCAGATTCACTAACTAGTAAACTAGAGGATGCAACTTGTTCTAAATGTTGCATTAGTGACACAACAACAGAAGACTCCGTTGTTGATTGTGTTGTTTCTAATTCGTTACATACATCAAACTGTATCTCAATGGCACAAAAGAGCTCacaaatttttccaacatCCAACCAAGAAATCAaaagtaatactttttttgatatttcagcttatattaaaaaaaaaaaatctctttAT GGTTGTCGTAATCTTGACGAAAACTGTTCGACTCCTCGTTTGGATGATTTAGTTAACACGAAAAGTGTGACCGCTTTTAAAGGAAGCACTACCCGTGCATTACAAAATCCCAAACAAAACGTAACCGATTTGTTAAATGCGTCTGAGTACGAAAGAAACCTAGTtcaaaaagatgaaaaagaaaaaactacaGCTTATATggtcgatgaaaatattttgattaacgGAACAAATGATATTTTAGACAATCCATTACTAACAAAATTCACTTCTCAG caATCCGATACTgtgtattcttttttactgGATTCTCCTAAAACGTCAAGTATCCTTCGCCTGCCGTCTCATTATGGTAGTGATAAGGAGTCACAACGTCAGCCTGCTAACGTTTCGAGTGATCAACTTgaacatattaataaaaagactatttatattctccatgag AGCGTTTGCTACCCTGTTAGCTGGTATGATGATACATGCCATAAGGATATTAAGGAAATGATTTTTTGTACATGTGATTCGATTGTTGATTCCG CTTTTGTTTTGCGAGAAGTTATAGTATCAAATGGCATAACAAAGAGCAAAAGTCAAGATACATTGGCTGAATTTAatgaacttttatttaaaaatcctcaattttatttgagcACCCTGACTTATACATTAGGGCGAATTTACGAATTTGAAGATTTCCATCTTTTATCTTCCGAAAGTGTCTACAAGCTGGAGCcatcaaataaaacattagattcaaacaaattaagag GAAATCGGTTAAGACGGCTAAGAGTACGAGTCGACCCTTTTCTTCATATTGAAAGTATTCGAGCCATTAATATTATGAGAAAAG GAGCTAATTTATTAAAGCATACAAAAGGAGGTTTTCCATATTTACGACAATTTCAATTAAGTTCGGATTGTGAGAGATTACTATGCTATGATTCTAAAGATAATCAAACAGTTTCGG ttatttttattagaaacattcAAGGAATTAGGCTTGGAGAGAATTCCACGTTATTAAGCGAATGTCAGCTTCCAGCCTTACGTCATTTATCCTTCACG ATATATTATGATACAAGCGGTTTATTACcatcaacaatttttcttaactCGTTTCCTGTTGTAACACAAGCACTTTACCAATCCTTATACATAACATGTAAAGATGAGACTGAGTTTGAAAATTGGGTTTGCGGTTTAAAAGCTTTAGTATTTCATCACCACCAATTACCAATatcgaaagaagaattaatgaatcattcaagaaaatttctaaaagaaatttatacacCACAAGATAGTTGTACTACAGCCGTTCCGTCGCTTGATAATGTAGAAAGTTTAACTGGACTTAACGATTGTCTCGAGCTTCCCTTTCATTCCTCCTCGGATTTACAAAC AAAGTACTACCGTTTGAGCGACAACTGgctaaatttattcgaagaaattgaaCAGTTTGATAAAAGATTTCCAAATGAGTATCCTAAAGATTTCGAATCCATCgatttagaattaaatgaTTTCAATTTGTTATGTTTGGGCGATTTTCAaaagcaaaaaatatttaacaagaaTAGTGAAGCATACACATCTTTATTGCGTATCCCTACTTTGgcaaat TTAAAACCCTTCCTATCAATGTTTTCGCCAAAACAAACTTATGCAGCA gATGATCGTCttgaatatatgaaaatgCGAGAGTTGactttttcttctaaaaaaatgCTGAATGATTCCGCTCAACGTTTAGGTCTTGAAG GTCTTGATGTTTGTAAAGAAGGTCAAAAAAACGTAAACTATTATGAAGAAA AAAATTTACACTCTATAAATGAGCTCTTGTGGAAAGTGCAGGTggatttggaaaatattcatgaTATGCTTCAAag ATTATACCAAAGACGTGATTTAAAATATAAGGTCAACTTCCTTCCTAAAA ACTTAAACGTAACTGAGGAAATTATAAGTTTTCGTAAAAAG TTTTCCTCTGCAATAACGTCAATCATGCccttcttttcttattaa